From one Parambassis ranga chromosome 5, fParRan2.1, whole genome shotgun sequence genomic stretch:
- the LOC114436117 gene encoding carbohydrate sulfotransferase 11-like isoform X1, producing MRKPKVIRMVFALCLGCFVMVIFYFNNSLKPASEPAGEGSSEQKSRRSPLQTLYDGDQVESAVQAIHQGRRELLEEACRSYTRKRRVLIPEDLKHVIVDDQHGLLYCYVPKVACTNWKRVLMVLTGVAGPHRDPLAIPANEAHVPGNLRTLSEYTTSQINQRLRSYLKFVFVREPFERLVSAYRNKFTRSYNTAFHKRYGTKIVRRHRPDPQPEALERGNDVSFEEFVYYLVDPATQREEPFNEHWERVHSLCHPCLIHYDVVGKYETLEQDSRYVLQLAGVEDQVSFPTSSKSTRTTGDMAAQFFHNISPFYQKKLYNLYRMDFLLFNYSIPAYLKFR from the exons ATGAGGAAACCCAAAGTGATCCGGATGGTTTTTGCCTTGTGCCTGGGATGTTTCGTTATGGTCATCTTCTACTTCAATAACAGCCTGAAGCCAG cCTCAGAGCCGGCGGGTGAAGGAAGCAGCGAGCAGAAGTCGAGGAGGAGCCCTCTGCAGACGCTGTACGATGGTGACCAG GTTGAGTCAGCTGTACAAGCCATCCACCAGGGTCGACGGGAGCTGCTAGAAGAAGCCTGCCGCTCCTACACCCGCAAACGTAGGGTCCTCATCCCCGAGGACCTAAAGCACGTCATCGTGGACGACCAACACGGCTTGCTGTATTGCTATGTGCCCAAGGTGGCCTGTACCAACTGGAAGCGGGTGCTGATGGTTCTGACAGGAGTTGCCGGACCCCACAGAGACCCACTGGCCATCCCTGCTAATGAGGCCCACGTCCCAGGGAACCTCCGCACCCTTTCAGAGTACACCACCTCCCAGATTAACCAGCGCCTGCGCTCGTACCTGAAGTTCGTCTTCGTACGTGAACCCTTTGAGCGCCTTGTGTCTGCTTACCGCAACAAGTTCACACGGAGCTACAACACAGCTTTTCATAAACGATATGGCACAAAGATAGTGCGGCGGCACAGGCCTGACCCGCAGCCAGAAGCCCTGGAGAGAGGAAATGACGTCTCCTTCGAGGAATTTGTGTATTACCTTGTGGACCCGGCCACCCAGCGAGAAGAGCCCTTCAATGAGCACTGGGAGCGCGTCCACTCACTGTGCCACCCTTGCCTCATACACTACGACGTGGTGGGGAAATACGAGACGCTGGAGCAGGACTCCCGCTACGTGCTCCAGCTGGCCGGGGTGGAAGACCAGGTCAGCTTTCCCACCTCCTCCAAGAGCACCAGGACTACAGGGGACATGGCAGCACAGTTCTTCCACAACATCAGCCCTTTTTACCAGAAGAAACTATACAACCTCTATCGCATGGACTTCCTGCTCTTCAACTACTCTATACCAGCCTACCTCAAGTTCAGATGA
- the LOC114436117 gene encoding carbohydrate sulfotransferase 11-like isoform X2: MFQQVKCIPPVESAVQAIHQGRRELLEEACRSYTRKRRVLIPEDLKHVIVDDQHGLLYCYVPKVACTNWKRVLMVLTGVAGPHRDPLAIPANEAHVPGNLRTLSEYTTSQINQRLRSYLKFVFVREPFERLVSAYRNKFTRSYNTAFHKRYGTKIVRRHRPDPQPEALERGNDVSFEEFVYYLVDPATQREEPFNEHWERVHSLCHPCLIHYDVVGKYETLEQDSRYVLQLAGVEDQVSFPTSSKSTRTTGDMAAQFFHNISPFYQKKLYNLYRMDFLLFNYSIPAYLKFR, translated from the exons ATGTTCCAGCAAGTGAAATGTATTCCTCCT GTTGAGTCAGCTGTACAAGCCATCCACCAGGGTCGACGGGAGCTGCTAGAAGAAGCCTGCCGCTCCTACACCCGCAAACGTAGGGTCCTCATCCCCGAGGACCTAAAGCACGTCATCGTGGACGACCAACACGGCTTGCTGTATTGCTATGTGCCCAAGGTGGCCTGTACCAACTGGAAGCGGGTGCTGATGGTTCTGACAGGAGTTGCCGGACCCCACAGAGACCCACTGGCCATCCCTGCTAATGAGGCCCACGTCCCAGGGAACCTCCGCACCCTTTCAGAGTACACCACCTCCCAGATTAACCAGCGCCTGCGCTCGTACCTGAAGTTCGTCTTCGTACGTGAACCCTTTGAGCGCCTTGTGTCTGCTTACCGCAACAAGTTCACACGGAGCTACAACACAGCTTTTCATAAACGATATGGCACAAAGATAGTGCGGCGGCACAGGCCTGACCCGCAGCCAGAAGCCCTGGAGAGAGGAAATGACGTCTCCTTCGAGGAATTTGTGTATTACCTTGTGGACCCGGCCACCCAGCGAGAAGAGCCCTTCAATGAGCACTGGGAGCGCGTCCACTCACTGTGCCACCCTTGCCTCATACACTACGACGTGGTGGGGAAATACGAGACGCTGGAGCAGGACTCCCGCTACGTGCTCCAGCTGGCCGGGGTGGAAGACCAGGTCAGCTTTCCCACCTCCTCCAAGAGCACCAGGACTACAGGGGACATGGCAGCACAGTTCTTCCACAACATCAGCCCTTTTTACCAGAAGAAACTATACAACCTCTATCGCATGGACTTCCTGCTCTTCAACTACTCTATACCAGCCTACCTCAAGTTCAGATGA
- the LOC114435942 gene encoding solute carrier family 41 member 1-like has translation MWLLPPPHPKSGWQPVILAMSISSIGGLILDKTVSNPNFEGMAVFTPVINGVGGNLVVIQASRMSTYLHYWLVPGALPEIEVSWTLCHLLLFSQCADHHGHTAMTATFIICYLSAALLQVMILLHVASLMVHWLWRRGLDPDNFSIPYLTALGDLLGTDFLCHPD, from the exons ATGtggcttcttcctcctcctcatcccaaGTCTGGCTGGCAGCCTGTCATTTTGGCCATGTCCATCAGCAG CATCGGTGGCCTCATTCTAGATAAAACTGTGAGCAATCCAAACTTTGAAGGTATGGCAGTGTTCACTCCCGTCATCAATG GTGTAGGTGGAAATCTTGTGGTCATTCAGGCCAGCAGGATGTCTACCTACCTCCACTACTGGCTTGTTCCTGGAGCTCTTCCTGAGATAGAAGTGTCCTGGACCCTGTGCCACCTCCTGCTCTTCAG tCAGTGTGCTGATCACCATG GCCACACTGCCATGACAGCCACCTTCATCATCTGCTacctgtctgcagctctgcttcag GTGATGATTTTGCTCCATGTAGCCAGCCTGATGGTGCACTGGCTGTGGCGAAGGGGCCTTGATCCAGACAACTTCTCCATCCCCTACCTCACAGCTCTGGGTGACCTGCTGGGGACCGACTTCTTGTGTCATCCT GATTAA